Proteins co-encoded in one Trueperella abortisuis genomic window:
- a CDS encoding glycosyltransferase codes for MKELMVYHAPYPMDWNASSASRVRPARMLQAFRENYDVHEIVGNPNERRRAFSELKKRVRAGEKVAFAYSESSTSPNCLATSVKKGVDPLIEPRIFAYFKRHGIPFGQFYRDVYWMFPDQLTTVAPLRKFIMRILYRFDLALMDKTGAHLFVPTAKMGTLLPAFSGRCTPLPPGTTPVDSAYPDQLSLFYVGGIGPHYRMEELFKAVKRVPEVRLTACFPKAGWDSVKADYRQYMGDNIRIVHASNKEMPAFYDETSAALLFVEPSEYREFAAPMKFYEALSFGKPVITTKHTHAGRECERLGVGVALDYDAEALEALLRSWLAHPDQLAALQARAREVRNTERWLDRTSEVARVLR; via the coding sequence ATGAAAGAACTGATGGTCTACCACGCTCCCTACCCGATGGACTGGAACGCCTCAAGCGCTTCGCGCGTCCGGCCCGCTCGCATGCTTCAGGCATTCCGCGAGAACTACGACGTCCATGAGATTGTCGGCAACCCCAACGAGCGCCGGCGGGCTTTTTCCGAGCTGAAGAAGCGGGTGAGGGCGGGGGAGAAGGTGGCCTTCGCATACTCCGAATCCTCCACGTCCCCCAACTGCCTGGCCACGTCGGTCAAGAAGGGAGTCGATCCCCTGATCGAGCCGCGCATCTTCGCCTACTTCAAGCGCCACGGCATCCCCTTCGGCCAGTTCTACCGTGACGTGTACTGGATGTTCCCCGACCAGCTCACCACGGTGGCGCCGCTACGAAAGTTCATCATGCGGATCCTGTACCGTTTCGACCTGGCGCTCATGGACAAGACGGGCGCCCACCTGTTCGTCCCGACCGCGAAGATGGGAACGCTGTTGCCTGCGTTTTCCGGGCGGTGCACGCCGCTTCCCCCCGGGACGACGCCGGTCGACTCCGCCTATCCCGACCAGCTGTCTCTGTTCTACGTGGGGGGAATCGGTCCGCATTACCGGATGGAGGAGCTGTTCAAGGCGGTCAAGCGGGTGCCCGAGGTGCGGCTGACGGCGTGCTTCCCGAAGGCCGGATGGGATTCGGTCAAGGCAGACTACCGGCAATACATGGGCGACAACATCCGGATCGTTCACGCCTCCAACAAAGAGATGCCAGCCTTCTACGATGAGACCTCGGCGGCGCTACTGTTCGTTGAGCCGAGCGAATACCGGGAGTTCGCCGCGCCGATGAAGTTCTATGAGGCGCTGTCCTTCGGCAAGCCTGTTATCACCACGAAGCACACGCACGCGGGCCGCGAGTGCGAACGTCTGGGTGTGGGCGTGGCTCTTGACTACGACGCCGAGGCGCTAGAGGCGCTGCTACGCTCCTGGCTCGCCCACCCCGACCAGCTTGCCGCTCTGCAGGCCCGCGCCCGCGAGGTGCGCAATACCGAGCGGTGGCTGGATCGCACGTCCGAGGTCGCCAGGGTCCTGCGTTGA
- a CDS encoding DUF6541 family protein: protein MIIDYLGLMAYAAAIGAVVYLPGFAVARAGGACRPIALVLAPALTFAVVGVGAIAANVAGLRWGWPVFLGATAILAGACALGRRGMVRLNDAWEHMRVPAVDRPRRLALILAALFLVVPILALIDPNVPSSQADPMFHYNGVNAIVHTGDASALSAMGWNYGISAAPATYPVVWHAILALFGNAHILLASHAFAYVVVPIIWLLCMDAFVRVVLPGRPRAWVAAPIVGAILPYFPNFMSVARGFWPNSIAVAVMPAVYAVGILVVRCLPMRARDAVAPLALIALAGVGMGLAHPGAVFAALWPLVPIAVVVLVVGVVRGVRERSPMWAALAALSGTGLLVGGLLTLHPRVQLFLARAHPRSWDTAERLDTLREQLAGVPVALVVAGVVGVVAAAVLVAFVMRSAWRIREGRWLLVAWLAQWLIVFGAYVDGTVFSGIAGIWYHDPKRAMAIQMIFTAPLLALALERWARGWRFGLLVLASFALGAGMRASVYADARPPIGQAQIIDSRAEIDLLSSLDTLLPPGSVVLGDPTTGIGYAPAYSRLAVVFPQVNYRSGDPDSDYLRENFSSFDPRVCEILDTYGVGYYYSDEPLLFQKRDRAQTWPGLYGVRSGLEEIARTDGGTLWKITGCGPIEPTDWWVNPHRLAGAHTTATD, encoded by the coding sequence ATGATCATCGACTATCTGGGCCTGATGGCGTACGCCGCCGCTATCGGCGCCGTCGTCTACCTGCCCGGCTTCGCCGTTGCCCGGGCGGGTGGCGCCTGCCGCCCCATCGCGCTCGTCCTCGCCCCCGCGCTCACCTTCGCCGTGGTCGGGGTGGGGGCAATCGCGGCGAATGTCGCCGGCCTGCGCTGGGGCTGGCCCGTCTTCCTCGGCGCCACCGCGATTCTGGCCGGGGCATGCGCGCTCGGCCGGCGCGGCATGGTTCGCCTCAACGACGCATGGGAACACATGAGAGTTCCGGCAGTGGACCGCCCCCGCCGCCTGGCCCTCATCCTCGCGGCACTCTTCCTCGTCGTCCCCATTCTTGCGCTCATCGACCCGAACGTGCCCTCCTCGCAGGCCGACCCCATGTTCCACTACAACGGGGTCAATGCGATCGTTCACACGGGCGACGCCTCCGCCCTGTCCGCGATGGGCTGGAACTACGGCATCAGCGCGGCGCCCGCCACCTATCCGGTGGTCTGGCATGCCATCCTCGCCCTCTTCGGCAACGCCCACATCCTGCTCGCCTCCCATGCCTTCGCCTACGTGGTGGTTCCGATCATCTGGCTTCTTTGCATGGACGCCTTCGTTCGCGTCGTCCTGCCCGGGCGGCCACGGGCGTGGGTAGCCGCCCCGATCGTCGGGGCGATACTGCCCTATTTCCCGAACTTCATGAGCGTTGCGCGCGGCTTTTGGCCCAACTCCATCGCCGTGGCCGTCATGCCGGCCGTCTACGCCGTGGGCATCCTGGTTGTGCGATGCCTACCGATGCGCGCCCGCGACGCCGTTGCCCCCCTCGCGCTCATCGCCCTTGCGGGCGTCGGGATGGGGCTGGCCCACCCGGGGGCCGTGTTCGCCGCGCTTTGGCCGCTCGTCCCGATCGCGGTCGTCGTCCTCGTGGTGGGAGTCGTGCGCGGGGTGCGCGAGCGTTCGCCGATGTGGGCGGCGCTCGCGGCGCTGAGCGGCACCGGCCTTCTGGTCGGCGGCCTGCTGACCCTTCACCCGCGCGTGCAACTCTTCCTCGCCCGGGCACACCCCAGATCCTGGGATACCGCCGAGCGGCTTGACACGCTACGCGAGCAGCTTGCGGGCGTCCCCGTCGCGCTCGTCGTGGCCGGCGTGGTCGGCGTCGTCGCCGCGGCCGTCCTTGTCGCGTTCGTGATGCGCTCGGCGTGGCGGATCAGGGAGGGGCGTTGGCTGCTGGTCGCGTGGCTCGCCCAGTGGCTCATCGTGTTCGGCGCCTATGTGGACGGCACCGTCTTCTCGGGCATCGCCGGCATCTGGTACCACGACCCGAAGCGAGCCATGGCGATCCAGATGATCTTCACGGCCCCACTACTGGCCCTCGCCCTCGAACGCTGGGCGCGCGGCTGGCGCTTCGGCCTCCTCGTCCTCGCCTCCTTCGCGCTCGGGGCGGGCATGCGGGCGAGTGTTTACGCCGACGCCCGCCCGCCGATCGGGCAGGCTCAGATCATCGACTCGCGTGCCGAGATCGATTTGCTCTCCTCACTCGATACCCTCCTCCCGCCGGGCTCCGTGGTCCTCGGCGACCCGACCACGGGCATCGGCTACGCCCCGGCATACTCGCGCCTCGCCGTCGTCTTCCCCCAGGTCAACTATCGCTCCGGAGATCCCGACTCCGACTACCTGCGGGAGAACTTCTCCAGCTTCGATCCCAGGGTGTGCGAGATCCTCGACACCTACGGCGTCGGCTACTACTACTCTGATGAGCCGCTCCTCTTCCAGAAGCGCGACCGGGCGCAGACCTGGCCGGGCCTGTACGGCGTGCGCAGCGGGCTGGAGGAGATCGCGAGAACGGACGGGGGAACACTGTGGAAGATTACTGGGTGCGGACCGATCGAGCCCACGGACTGGTGGGTGAACCCTCATCGCCTGGCGGGTGCGCATACGACGGCCACAGATTAG
- a CDS encoding glycosyltransferase family protein: MTPRILVISFSTIASDARVLREISAVASHGHVTTVGYGDKPTGSDEHLQLPDRAVSLPQTPLGVLKLALRMHKSVELDAPGTRAAIKLIGDRTFDLVIANDARALPLAFAVRGEAPVWADLHEWAPEERTHVTSWRLLVAPFMDYACKTYLPQTAAQSTVGEEIAKLYRERYGVTPRLVRNMAPFADLEPSPMREDGVIRLVHSGGAVFGRNIEAMIAGAVDAGEKVTLDLYLIPANDGGAYLRKLKDIAAGNPRITFHGPVKPHELPATLNAYDVGIFWIPPFNTNARLTLPNKIFDFIQARLAVAVGPTVEMARLVERYGLGLVTEDFEHDTIVAAIRSLTPERVQRWKQASAASARELSFENESRTIDAIIDDLLGTSKRA; this comes from the coding sequence ATGACTCCACGGATCCTCGTCATCTCGTTTTCCACGATCGCCTCGGATGCCCGCGTACTCCGCGAGATCTCCGCAGTCGCTAGCCACGGTCACGTGACGACGGTGGGCTACGGCGACAAGCCGACCGGCTCCGACGAGCACCTCCAGTTGCCGGACAGGGCCGTCTCCCTGCCGCAGACCCCGCTCGGCGTGCTCAAGCTCGCACTCCGGATGCACAAGTCCGTCGAGCTCGATGCACCCGGCACCCGCGCGGCGATCAAGCTGATCGGGGATCGCACCTTTGACCTCGTGATCGCCAACGACGCCCGCGCCCTGCCGCTCGCCTTCGCCGTGCGCGGCGAGGCGCCCGTGTGGGCCGACCTGCACGAGTGGGCGCCCGAGGAGCGCACCCACGTCACCTCCTGGCGCCTGCTCGTGGCACCGTTCATGGACTACGCCTGCAAGACGTACCTCCCGCAGACCGCAGCCCAGTCCACCGTGGGCGAGGAGATCGCCAAGCTCTATCGCGAGCGCTACGGCGTGACCCCCCGGCTCGTTCGCAACATGGCGCCATTCGCCGATCTCGAGCCGAGCCCCATGCGCGAGGACGGCGTCATTCGGCTCGTCCACTCCGGCGGGGCAGTCTTCGGGCGCAACATCGAGGCGATGATCGCCGGAGCCGTCGACGCGGGCGAGAAGGTCACGCTCGACCTTTACCTCATCCCCGCCAACGACGGCGGCGCATACCTGCGCAAGCTCAAGGATATCGCCGCAGGCAACCCGCGCATCACCTTCCACGGCCCGGTCAAACCGCACGAGCTACCCGCCACGCTCAACGCCTACGACGTCGGCATCTTCTGGATCCCGCCGTTCAACACGAACGCCCGTCTCACACTGCCCAACAAGATCTTCGACTTCATCCAGGCCCGGCTCGCCGTGGCCGTCGGCCCGACCGTGGAGATGGCGCGGCTCGTGGAGCGCTACGGCCTCGGCCTGGTGACCGAGGACTTCGAGCACGACACGATCGTGGCGGCCATCCGGAGCCTGACCCCGGAGCGGGTGCAACGGTGGAAGCAGGCCTCGGCGGCCAGTGCCCGCGAGCTCTCCTTCGAAAACGAGTCGCGCACGATCGACGCGATTATCGACGACCTCCTCGGGACATCAAAGCGCGCTTAA
- a CDS encoding nucleotide sugar dehydrogenase, whose translation MRIAVVAMGKIGLPLAVQFADMGHEVIGVDVNEETVRLINEATEPFPGEAHLQEKLTELVPAGKIRATTNYAEAIPDADAVVLVVPLFVNDATWEPDFGWMDAATKSLAEHLTPNTLISYETTLPVGTTRGRWKPMIEEISGLKEGQDFHLVFSPERVLTGRVFADLRRYPKLVGGLSEAGTKKAIEFYESVLTFDERPDLPRENGVWDMGSAEAAEMAKLAETTYRDVNIGLANQFAVYADSAGIDVQRVIDACNSQPYSHIHRPGIAVGGHCIPVYPRLYLSTDPDASIVRTARQYNAGMPEYVVGRVESLLGDLAGQKVAVLGASYRGGVKETAFSGIFATVDALRARGAEVTVHDPMFTDEELAKFGWDAYHLGEEVAAVIVQADHAQYKTITPADFPGIKVLFDGRRVTDPALWVGTPRLVIGDAN comes from the coding sequence ATGCGTATTGCTGTTGTCGCCATGGGCAAGATTGGTCTGCCGCTCGCTGTGCAGTTCGCGGACATGGGCCACGAGGTCATTGGCGTGGACGTGAACGAGGAGACCGTCCGGCTTATCAACGAGGCCACGGAGCCGTTCCCGGGCGAGGCTCACCTGCAGGAGAAACTGACCGAGCTCGTGCCGGCGGGCAAGATTCGCGCGACCACCAACTACGCCGAAGCGATCCCGGATGCTGATGCGGTTGTGCTTGTGGTGCCGCTCTTCGTCAACGACGCCACGTGGGAGCCGGACTTCGGCTGGATGGACGCGGCCACGAAGTCGCTGGCCGAGCACCTGACCCCGAATACCCTTATTTCGTATGAGACCACCCTGCCCGTGGGCACCACCCGCGGCCGCTGGAAGCCCATGATCGAGGAAATCTCGGGCCTGAAGGAAGGCCAGGACTTCCACCTCGTCTTCTCCCCGGAGCGCGTGCTCACGGGTCGCGTGTTCGCGGACCTGCGCCGCTACCCGAAGCTCGTGGGAGGCCTGAGCGAGGCCGGCACGAAGAAGGCGATCGAGTTCTACGAGTCGGTGCTCACCTTCGACGAGCGCCCCGACCTGCCGCGTGAGAACGGCGTGTGGGACATGGGCAGCGCCGAGGCCGCCGAGATGGCCAAGCTTGCCGAGACCACCTACCGCGACGTCAACATCGGCCTGGCCAACCAGTTCGCCGTCTACGCCGACTCGGCGGGCATCGACGTCCAGCGCGTCATCGACGCATGCAACTCCCAGCCCTACTCCCACATCCACCGCCCGGGCATCGCGGTGGGCGGCCACTGCATCCCGGTCTACCCGCGCCTGTACCTGTCCACCGACCCGGATGCCTCGATTGTGCGCACGGCCCGCCAGTACAACGCCGGCATGCCCGAATACGTGGTTGGCCGCGTCGAGTCACTGCTTGGTGACCTGGCGGGCCAGAAGGTGGCCGTGCTCGGCGCCTCCTACCGTGGCGGCGTGAAGGAGACGGCGTTCTCCGGGATCTTCGCCACCGTCGACGCGCTGCGTGCCCGCGGCGCCGAGGTCACGGTCCACGATCCGATGTTCACCGACGAGGAGCTCGCCAAGTTCGGTTGGGACGCCTATCACCTGGGCGAGGAGGTGGCCGCCGTCATCGTGCAGGCCGACCACGCCCAGTACAAGACGATCACCCCGGCCGACTTCCCCGGCATCAAGGTGCTCTTCGACGGCCGGCGCGTCACGGATCCGGCCCTGTGGGTGGGAACCCCCCGCCTGGTGATCGGCGACGCGAACTAG
- a CDS encoding ABC transporter ATP-binding protein has product MNNAVEVRDVTKSFKIYSERNNTLKSAIMRGRRSVHTDFQALKGLSLDVPQGSTFALVGDNGSGKSTLLKCIAKILVPNSGTIARNGRIAAMLEVGSGFHPELSGRDNIYLNGSILGMSRADIDSRLDEIIDFSGVEAFIDQPVKNYSSGMYVRLGFSVAIHTEPDILLVDEILAVGDAAFQEKCSKKFVDLKHEGRTVVVVSHSVPQLKQMADHAAWLKDGELQKVGPAADVLDDYADSTRFFTGIDDAGRVRWGTGEARVERVEILRADGSPVMGSVPTGEELIFRLHYTAHQRIDKPVFGFSLSSNDGTYLWGNNTRDQHFSIDYIEGPGTIDLRVPNLVLQPGLYTVDGSVVNTTTEHVYDYVREANGIAVRNGVPFESGGYVILDGRWSMPGRDESDYWGRPGKRHLEA; this is encoded by the coding sequence GTGAACAACGCCGTCGAGGTCCGGGACGTGACCAAGTCCTTCAAGATCTACTCCGAACGAAACAACACGCTCAAGTCCGCCATCATGCGCGGGCGCCGCTCCGTCCACACGGACTTCCAGGCGCTCAAGGGGCTCTCACTGGACGTGCCGCAGGGATCCACGTTCGCTCTGGTGGGCGACAACGGCTCGGGCAAATCCACCCTTCTCAAGTGCATTGCGAAGATCCTCGTACCCAATTCGGGCACCATCGCCCGCAATGGCCGGATCGCGGCCATGCTCGAGGTGGGCTCCGGTTTCCACCCCGAGCTATCCGGGCGCGACAACATCTACCTCAACGGTTCCATCCTCGGCATGTCCCGCGCGGACATCGACTCCCGCCTAGATGAGATCATTGACTTCTCCGGCGTCGAGGCCTTCATCGACCAGCCGGTCAAGAACTACTCCTCGGGCATGTACGTCCGTCTCGGATTCTCCGTGGCCATCCACACAGAGCCGGACATCCTGCTCGTGGACGAGATCCTGGCCGTGGGCGACGCCGCATTCCAGGAGAAGTGCTCGAAGAAGTTCGTCGACCTCAAGCACGAGGGCCGCACCGTCGTCGTCGTGTCCCACTCGGTCCCGCAGCTGAAACAGATGGCGGATCACGCGGCGTGGCTCAAGGACGGCGAATTGCAAAAGGTCGGCCCGGCCGCGGACGTGCTCGACGACTACGCCGACTCCACGCGCTTCTTTACGGGGATCGACGACGCCGGTCGCGTGCGCTGGGGAACCGGCGAAGCCCGCGTTGAGCGGGTGGAAATCCTGCGCGCGGACGGCAGCCCGGTCATGGGCTCGGTGCCCACGGGCGAGGAGCTCATCTTCCGACTGCACTACACGGCCCACCAGCGTATCGACAAGCCGGTCTTCGGTTTCTCCCTGTCCTCCAATGATGGCACCTATCTGTGGGGCAACAACACCCGCGACCAGCACTTCTCGATCGATTACATCGAGGGCCCGGGCACCATCGACCTGCGCGTGCCCAACCTCGTCCTCCAGCCGGGCCTGTACACGGTCGACGGCTCGGTGGTGAACACGACCACCGAACACGTCTACGACTACGTGCGTGAGGCCAACGGCATCGCGGTCCGCAACGGTGTGCCCTTCGAGTCGGGCGGATACGTGATCCTGGATGGGCGCTGGTCGATGCCGGGCCGCGACGAGTCCGACTACTGGGGACGCCCCGGCAAGCGGCACCTGGAGGCCTGA
- a CDS encoding glycosyltransferase family 4 protein, translated as MKCVIVSRIYVPEPAAASFRLRALARAIAEDGGETLVITSDIPNGLTETGNEPGIRVSRRRVLRDSEGYVRGYLPYMSFDLPAFVRLLAAPRPDVVVCEPPPTTGFFTRIACAIRRIPYVYYVPDIWADAAQTSAPAPVVKVLRWVENWAIGGAAHVVTVSDAVAARLAELGHTHVTVATNGIDTDVFTVEGPTPAAAKEPYFVYAGTASEWQGAEIFAQAMRKVHARRPDAKLLYLGQGSSAEAIDAIARDLPEGVITQLGRVNAQEAAGWQRGAVSALVSIKPGLGYDFAMPTKVYSALAVGTPVVYCGPGPLREPIAGERLGAVVDYDVDEVASAMLDALEAPRDEAERQRRRAWVVESHSLRQTGRSALEGVKRALMSRGGRR; from the coding sequence ATGAAGTGCGTCATTGTTTCCCGTATCTACGTGCCCGAGCCGGCCGCCGCGAGCTTCCGCCTGCGCGCCCTCGCCCGCGCGATCGCCGAGGATGGCGGTGAGACGCTGGTTATCACGAGCGACATCCCCAACGGTCTGACCGAGACGGGCAACGAGCCCGGGATCCGGGTGAGCCGGCGCCGCGTGTTGCGCGACTCGGAGGGCTACGTGCGCGGTTACCTGCCCTATATGAGCTTCGACCTACCCGCCTTCGTGCGACTGCTCGCGGCGCCGCGCCCCGACGTCGTCGTCTGCGAGCCGCCGCCCACCACGGGCTTCTTCACCCGAATCGCCTGCGCGATCCGCCGCATCCCCTACGTTTACTACGTGCCGGACATCTGGGCGGACGCGGCACAGACGTCTGCGCCCGCGCCGGTGGTCAAGGTGCTGCGCTGGGTGGAGAACTGGGCGATCGGGGGAGCGGCGCACGTCGTGACCGTCTCCGACGCCGTGGCCGCCCGGCTCGCCGAGCTCGGCCATACGCACGTGACGGTGGCGACCAACGGGATCGACACGGACGTGTTCACCGTGGAGGGCCCGACGCCCGCCGCCGCGAAGGAACCGTACTTCGTGTACGCGGGAACTGCATCGGAGTGGCAGGGGGCGGAGATCTTCGCCCAGGCCATGCGCAAAGTCCACGCCCGGCGCCCGGATGCCAAGCTCCTCTACCTCGGTCAGGGCAGCTCCGCGGAGGCGATCGACGCGATTGCACGCGACCTGCCCGAGGGCGTCATCACCCAGCTTGGAAGGGTCAATGCCCAGGAGGCGGCGGGCTGGCAGCGCGGGGCCGTCAGCGCGCTGGTATCGATCAAGCCGGGCCTCGGCTACGATTTCGCCATGCCCACCAAAGTCTATTCGGCGCTCGCGGTGGGCACTCCCGTGGTCTACTGCGGCCCGGGTCCCTTGCGCGAGCCGATTGCCGGTGAGCGCCTGGGGGCCGTGGTCGACTACGACGTCGATGAGGTCGCCTCCGCCATGCTCGACGCGCTCGAAGCCCCTCGGGACGAGGCGGAGCGCCAACGCCGAAGGGCGTGGGTGGTCGAGTCCCACTCCCTGCGCCAGACGGGACGCTCGGCGCTGGAAGGGGTTAAGCGCGCTTTGATGTCCCGAGGAGGTCGTCGATAA
- a CDS encoding ABC transporter permease: MTILEEIRGSKELLRNLTLREIKGKYKRTALGQLWSLANPIALMIVYSFVFAIVIRVNVPPGSPSGLDLFVIWLMCGLLPWTFFSNVVNGAMDAVTGNENLIKKVYFPRWVLVVSNTLAALYQHALELLILAIAILILGSNILIYIPLVLVTTLLLALFATGIGFFVAITNVYFRDVQHFIGIIFQLGFYASPIVYPVSYVREVSDSVGPFLGAIEIIHIYNLNPFVHFAGIFRNLFYDGRWPDWPVFGIIALVSVGTFIWGWHAFTKRQDYLAEVL, from the coding sequence GTGACGATTCTTGAGGAAATACGAGGCTCGAAGGAGCTGCTCCGCAATCTCACGCTGCGCGAGATCAAGGGCAAGTACAAGCGCACGGCCTTGGGTCAGCTGTGGTCGCTGGCCAATCCCATCGCCCTGATGATCGTCTACAGCTTCGTGTTCGCGATCGTCATCCGGGTCAACGTGCCGCCGGGCTCGCCTTCGGGTCTGGACCTTTTCGTCATTTGGCTCATGTGCGGCCTGTTGCCCTGGACCTTCTTCTCCAACGTGGTCAACGGCGCGATGGACGCCGTGACGGGGAACGAGAACCTCATCAAGAAGGTCTACTTCCCGCGCTGGGTGCTGGTGGTCTCCAACACCCTCGCCGCGCTCTACCAGCACGCGCTCGAGCTTCTCATCCTCGCGATCGCAATTCTTATCCTGGGATCGAACATCCTCATCTATATCCCCCTGGTCTTGGTGACCACCCTTCTCCTGGCGCTCTTCGCCACGGGCATCGGGTTCTTCGTCGCCATCACAAACGTCTATTTCCGCGACGTCCAGCACTTCATCGGGATCATCTTCCAGCTCGGCTTTTACGCCAGCCCGATCGTCTACCCGGTATCCTACGTCCGCGAGGTCTCGGACTCGGTGGGCCCCTTCCTCGGCGCGATCGAGATCATCCACATATACAACCTCAACCCGTTCGTGCATTTTGCTGGGATTTTCCGCAACCTCTTTTACGACGGGCGCTGGCCCGACTGGCCGGTCTTTGGCATCATTGCGCTGGTCAGCGTGGGTACTTTCATCTGGGGCTGGCACGCCTTCACCAAGCGCCAGGACTACCTTGCGGAGGTGCTGTGA
- a CDS encoding glycosyltransferase family 4 protein — MKVAIITLDTFGQKMAGPAIRVWEMAGLLAREHDVEVFTFGAVERAGAGFTLRRTRVEDFQGELGSPDVVVIQGYLVKTFPWLATSDFKLVVDLYDPFHIESLQVERFHPMDERQRAIDHALAELNAQIRGGDFFLCASDKQRDMWLGHLAALGRVNPLTYDDDPRLRRLIDVGSFGIPAAAPVKNRDAVRGVIGGIEAGDKVIVWGGGVYNWFDPLTVIRAVDQARADVPNVRLLFMGAKHPNPDVPEMRMLRDARALSDRLGLTGRHVFFNEEWVEYSDRHNYLLDADLAISAHLPGLETDFSFRTRMLDYLWAGLPIVATEGDYFADLVAERGLGRAVPVQDVAAMAGALVELLSDDAERAACAGRVAEVARDFHWESTLGALVAYCREPWEAADRPLGRRAGASEPTASGNAKVLVRKAVRSVRERGIKDTAAQVGRYLKRR; from the coding sequence ATGAAGGTAGCGATCATTACCCTAGATACGTTCGGCCAGAAGATGGCCGGCCCCGCAATCCGGGTGTGGGAGATGGCGGGCCTGCTCGCGCGCGAACATGACGTTGAGGTCTTCACCTTCGGCGCGGTCGAGCGCGCGGGGGCGGGATTCACCCTGCGGCGCACACGGGTGGAGGATTTTCAGGGCGAGCTGGGCTCTCCCGACGTCGTCGTCATCCAGGGGTACCTGGTAAAGACCTTCCCGTGGCTGGCCACCTCCGACTTCAAACTCGTGGTTGACCTCTACGATCCCTTTCACATCGAGTCCCTTCAGGTGGAGCGCTTTCACCCGATGGACGAGCGGCAACGCGCGATCGACCACGCCCTCGCCGAGCTCAACGCGCAGATCCGCGGCGGCGATTTCTTCCTGTGCGCCTCGGACAAGCAGCGTGACATGTGGCTGGGCCACCTCGCCGCCCTCGGCCGCGTCAACCCGCTCACCTACGACGACGATCCTCGGCTCCGCCGCCTTATCGACGTGGGCTCCTTCGGGATTCCCGCCGCGGCGCCGGTGAAGAACAGGGACGCCGTGCGCGGCGTCATCGGCGGCATCGAGGCGGGCGACAAGGTGATCGTCTGGGGTGGCGGGGTCTACAACTGGTTCGACCCGCTGACAGTCATCCGCGCAGTCGACCAGGCCCGCGCGGATGTGCCGAATGTGCGCCTGCTCTTCATGGGGGCTAAGCATCCCAACCCCGACGTGCCCGAGATGCGCATGCTGAGGGATGCTCGCGCGCTCTCCGACCGTCTGGGCCTGACCGGCAGGCATGTCTTCTTCAACGAAGAATGGGTCGAATACTCCGATCGTCACAACTATCTCCTCGACGCCGACCTGGCGATCTCCGCCCACCTTCCCGGCCTCGAGACGGACTTCTCCTTCCGCACCCGCATGCTCGACTACCTGTGGGCCGGCCTGCCGATCGTGGCAACCGAGGGCGATTACTTCGCCGATCTCGTCGCCGAGCGCGGGCTTGGGCGCGCGGTTCCCGTGCAGGACGTCGCGGCGATGGCAGGCGCCCTGGTCGAGCTCCTTTCCGATGACGCCGAGCGCGCGGCGTGTGCAGGCCGGGTGGCCGAGGTTGCCCGGGATTTCCACTGGGAGTCCACCCTCGGCGCGCTCGTGGCATATTGCCGTGAGCCGTGGGAGGCGGCGGACCGCCCGCTCGGCCGGCGCGCTGGGGCGTCGGAGCCGACGGCCTCGGGTAATGCGAAGGTGCTCGTGCGCAAGGCGGTGCGCTCGGTGCGCGAGCGCGGGATCAAGGACACCGCGGCGCAGGTGGGGCGCTACCTGAAGCGCCGCTAG